The proteins below come from a single Halomonas binhaiensis genomic window:
- a CDS encoding TRAP transporter large permease produces MSLFLLVSFALLALLGIPLSVSLGLAAVMTLWWFDLPLSMVAQAMSTSINSFLLIAVPLFILAGQIMERGGLSERIFDAAEAVVGRFKGGLGHVNIASSFVFGGISGSSVADIASLGPITIRAMTTRGYPLPYSAALTLITATLATLVPPSILIIVAAASAGQSVGAALAGGLGPGLLLAATLAIYNTVIARRRGYGSLSRHEYRHSLRTLMRALPSIGAPVIILTSMFSGIVTPTEGAGLAVLYTLIIATLVHRELGWRDLLPLIIKAGHVAGSVLLILMVANVATYLFTVDLLPQKASGLIGAITGSPFATLILMGLIFLLVGMLMDIVAAALMLIPVLMPAAVNAGVDPLHFLIFMVASLAVGLASPPVGTCLFATAQVSRVPIDRLVLASTPFYLLNLTVLVLIAALPQIILWPAAWLTAS; encoded by the coding sequence ATGAGCCTGTTCCTGCTTGTGAGTTTCGCGCTGCTGGCCTTGCTGGGCATCCCTCTGTCGGTTTCCCTGGGGCTTGCCGCGGTAATGACCCTGTGGTGGTTTGATCTGCCGCTGTCCATGGTCGCCCAGGCCATGTCGACCTCGATCAACTCCTTTCTGCTGATTGCCGTCCCCCTGTTCATTCTTGCCGGTCAGATCATGGAACGTGGCGGCCTTTCAGAGCGCATCTTCGATGCTGCCGAAGCCGTCGTCGGCAGATTCAAGGGGGGGCTGGGGCATGTCAACATTGCCTCCAGCTTCGTCTTCGGCGGTATCTCCGGATCTTCTGTGGCGGACATTGCCAGTCTGGGCCCGATCACCATCCGTGCCATGACGACACGCGGCTATCCCTTGCCCTATTCCGCCGCCTTGACCCTGATCACGGCGACCCTCGCCACTCTGGTGCCGCCCTCCATTCTGATCATCGTTGCCGCCGCCTCAGCAGGCCAATCAGTAGGTGCGGCTCTTGCCGGAGGGCTTGGGCCGGGGCTGCTGCTGGCCGCCACCCTGGCCATCTACAATACAGTCATCGCACGTCGCCGTGGCTACGGCAGTCTATCGAGACATGAATATCGGCACAGCTTACGCACCCTGATGCGCGCCCTGCCCTCCATCGGCGCTCCGGTGATCATCCTAACCAGCATGTTTTCCGGTATCGTCACGCCCACCGAAGGAGCCGGCCTGGCAGTGCTCTACACCTTGATCATCGCGACGCTGGTACACCGTGAACTGGGTTGGCGGGATCTGCTGCCGCTGATCATCAAGGCAGGACATGTAGCAGGCTCGGTCTTGCTGATTCTGATGGTGGCCAATGTGGCGACCTATCTGTTTACCGTCGACCTGTTGCCGCAGAAGGCATCTGGCCTGATCGGCGCCATTACCGGCTCGCCCTTCGCTACCCTGATACTGATGGGGTTGATCTTCCTGCTGGTGGGCATGCTGATGGATATCGTCGCAGCAGCACTGATGTTGATTCCCGTGCTGATGCCGGCCGCCGTCAATGCAGGTGTCGATCCGCTGCATTTCCTGATCTTCATGGTCGCCAGCCTTGCCGTTGGCCTGGCTTCACCACCTGTTGGCACCTGTCTTTTCGCCACCGCCCAGGTGTCACGCGTGCCCATCGATCGGCTGGTACTGGCCTCCACGCCCTTCTACCTGCTCAACCTGACCGTTCTGGTGCTGATTGCCGCGCTGCCACAGATCATTCTATGGCCGGCAGCCTGGTTGACCGCGTCCTGA
- a CDS encoding TRAP transporter small permease, protein MQQLERWVWRLVDLLIMAAIIGMVIIISLQVGSRLVAGSLVWTEELSRFLFIWTIWLGMAAGFRHGLHPSLDLFTARLPALSGLFKWIQVLACSIFLAVVAWHGQQLVQQQILFGEVSAILQIGKWLTSVPIVLGSTLAILGVITNALMTPHVDAAQEVREGLS, encoded by the coding sequence ATGCAACAACTTGAACGCTGGGTCTGGCGACTGGTGGACCTGCTGATAATGGCCGCCATCATCGGCATGGTCATCATCATCTCGCTGCAGGTCGGTTCTCGACTGGTTGCCGGCTCACTGGTGTGGACCGAAGAGCTGTCACGCTTCTTGTTCATCTGGACCATCTGGCTGGGGATGGCAGCAGGTTTTCGCCATGGCCTCCACCCATCACTGGACCTGTTTACCGCCCGCTTGCCCGCCTTGTCAGGTCTGTTCAAGTGGATTCAGGTCCTGGCCTGCTCGATATTCCTGGCCGTGGTCGCCTGGCACGGGCAGCAACTCGTCCAGCAACAGATCCTGTTCGGCGAAGTCTCCGCCATCCTGCAGATAGGCAAATGGCTGACCAGTGTGCCTATTGTGCTGGGTTCAACGTTGGCAATTCTGGGCGTCATCACCAACGCCTTGATGACACCACACGTCGACGCGGCCCAGGAAGTCAGGGAGGGGCTGTCATGA
- a CDS encoding DctP family TRAP transporter solute-binding subunit — translation MKYHAQKCLKVPHLAILAGLVLSALATDAMAAVNLRLAVPDPAQSSVGQAANRFSELVDEKTNGEVTFQVFPDGVLFGGDQNAAINQLGSGALDGLILASSVYASFEPRMNAISLPYLFNDYDQLQAYLDGEPGQELLQSLERLNIHGLDFFLRTFRNVTTREPPITTAEDFAGLTLRTPNNPLFVNLFKALGANPSPMAFSEVYSALQLKAIDGQENPVEVPWNNRFYEVQGQLNITQHVADAFLLALSDAAWKRIPEEYRDEVQQAADEMTSERNQIEIEQEQVIIEQLKEKGMQVNQLAEGEREKIQTIAQGTYEAFSDEIGEDFMNKSLEFVRQQ, via the coding sequence ATGAAATACCATGCCCAAAAATGCCTCAAGGTACCCCACCTGGCCATTCTTGCAGGCCTGGTGCTGTCAGCACTTGCCACCGATGCCATGGCCGCTGTCAATCTGCGCCTGGCCGTCCCCGACCCGGCACAATCCTCCGTCGGCCAAGCCGCCAACCGCTTTTCTGAATTGGTGGATGAGAAGACCAATGGCGAGGTGACTTTCCAGGTTTTCCCGGATGGTGTGCTGTTCGGTGGTGATCAGAATGCCGCCATCAATCAACTCGGCAGCGGAGCGCTTGACGGCCTGATTCTCGCGTCTTCTGTCTATGCTTCCTTTGAACCGCGCATGAACGCCATCAGCCTGCCTTATCTATTCAACGACTATGACCAGTTGCAGGCCTATCTGGATGGTGAACCAGGCCAGGAATTGCTGCAGTCGCTGGAGCGTCTGAATATCCATGGCCTCGACTTCTTCCTGCGCACCTTCCGCAATGTCACCACCCGAGAACCCCCCATCACCACCGCCGAAGACTTTGCCGGCCTGACCCTGCGTACTCCCAACAACCCCTTGTTTGTCAATCTGTTCAAGGCGCTGGGAGCCAACCCCTCTCCGATGGCCTTTTCGGAGGTCTACAGCGCCTTGCAACTGAAGGCCATCGATGGCCAGGAGAACCCGGTCGAAGTGCCCTGGAACAACCGCTTCTACGAAGTTCAGGGGCAGTTGAACATCACCCAGCATGTCGCCGATGCCTTCTTGCTGGCCCTGTCCGATGCAGCCTGGAAACGTATTCCCGAAGAGTACCGCGACGAGGTGCAGCAAGCGGCCGATGAGATGACCAGCGAACGCAACCAGATCGAAATCGAGCAGGAACAGGTCATCATCGAACAGCTCAAGGAAAAGGGCATGCAGGTCAATCAACTGGCAGAAGGGGAACGAGAGAAGATCCAGACTATCGCCCAGGGTACCTACGAGGCATTCAGCGATGAGATCGGCGAAGACTTCATGAACAAGAGTCTCGAATTCGTCCGTCAGCAGTAA
- a CDS encoding NAD(P)-dependent oxidoreductase has product MTHKPTIAVLGTGIMGQPMASNLSAAGFDVCAWNRSDHRYPALRSAGIRIMPTPVEAARECDVVIVMLSNGPVCKEILFGDQGAAYAMPPGALLIVMSSIARHEAEEMAELSQAQGLKWLDAPVSGGEKGATEGNLSIMVGGTAENFEQAASILAPMGRAIHVGPAGTGALAKLVNQLTVATTLAAVAEAMTLAEAGGADPAKVREAMLGGFASSRILEQHGQRMLERNFTPGGPAKYQLKDTRAACQVAQDLGLELPLLALTDQLFADLVANGGGDLDHSAILLEIQRRNHLEED; this is encoded by the coding sequence ATGACCCACAAGCCAACCATCGCCGTTCTGGGCACCGGCATCATGGGGCAACCCATGGCCTCCAACCTGTCTGCCGCGGGTTTCGATGTGTGCGCCTGGAACCGTAGTGACCATCGCTATCCCGCGCTGCGTTCGGCAGGCATTCGTATCATGCCCACGCCTGTCGAAGCCGCACGTGAATGCGATGTGGTCATCGTCATGCTGAGCAATGGACCTGTGTGCAAGGAAATTCTGTTCGGCGACCAGGGAGCGGCCTATGCCATGCCACCTGGCGCTCTACTGATTGTCATGTCTTCTATTGCCCGCCATGAGGCAGAAGAGATGGCGGAGCTTAGCCAGGCCCAAGGCTTGAAGTGGCTGGATGCGCCTGTTTCCGGAGGAGAAAAAGGTGCCACCGAAGGCAACCTTTCAATCATGGTGGGCGGAACTGCCGAGAACTTCGAGCAGGCCGCCAGCATCCTTGCGCCCATGGGCCGGGCAATTCATGTCGGCCCAGCCGGGACAGGCGCTCTGGCCAAGCTGGTCAATCAACTGACTGTGGCCACCACTCTTGCTGCGGTTGCCGAAGCCATGACCCTGGCCGAGGCTGGCGGAGCCGATCCCGCGAAAGTCCGCGAAGCCATGCTGGGCGGCTTCGCCTCCTCGCGCATCCTCGAGCAGCATGGCCAACGCATGCTGGAACGCAACTTCACTCCCGGTGGCCCTGCCAAGTATCAACTCAAGGATACCCGAGCCGCCTGCCAGGTCGCCCAGGACCTGGGACTGGAGCTACCGTTGCTGGCCCTGACGGATCAGCTTTTCGCTGATCTGGTGGCCAATGGCGGTGGCGACCTGGACCACAGTGCCATTCTGCTGGAAATACAGCGTCGCAATCACCTCGAGGAAGATTGA